The proteins below come from a single Candidatus Limnocylindria bacterium genomic window:
- a CDS encoding class I SAM-dependent methyltransferase, whose protein sequence is MTPLDRFIQRLRIRKALPHIPAGGRLLDIGCADGTLIRAAAGRVRDAVGIDPDAPAGSALIRGSFPQDLHDKGPYDVIALLAVFEHVHDEDRPAFVAACRALLRRGGRVVVTVPAPLVDRIVDVLRRLHLLHGMDIEAHHGYQPERTPMYFADAGMRLVTHERFELGLNHLFVFELPAAT, encoded by the coding sequence GTGACACCGCTCGACCGTTTCATACAGCGGCTGCGCATCCGTAAGGCGCTGCCACACATCCCCGCTGGCGGGCGGCTGCTCGACATCGGCTGCGCGGACGGCACGCTCATCCGCGCCGCCGCCGGTCGCGTGCGCGATGCCGTGGGCATCGACCCTGATGCGCCGGCCGGGTCGGCGCTCATCCGTGGCAGCTTCCCGCAGGACCTGCACGACAAGGGGCCCTATGACGTCATCGCGCTACTGGCGGTCTTCGAACACGTCCACGATGAAGATCGTCCCGCGTTCGTCGCGGCGTGCCGCGCGCTGCTGCGCCGCGGCGGTCGTGTCGTCGTCACGGTCCCGGCGCCGCTCGTCGACCGGATCGTGGACGTGCTGCGGAGGCTGCACCTGCTGCATGGGATGGACATCGAGGCGCACCACGGCTATCAGCCGGAGCGGACGCCGATGTACTTCGCGGATGCCGGGATGCGGCTCGTGACCCACGAGCGCTTCGAGCTCGGCTTGAATCACCTCTTCGTGTTCGAGCTGCCTGCCGCCACCTGA
- a CDS encoding glycosyltransferase family 39 protein, producing the protein MSDRAIAIVLAALVLVIRIPFAAQTLWAWDSVLYARALEQGFHVGADLADQRPHPPGYLFYVGSAAAARFLTRDSNAALVVISVLASALTAAAVYLLCRRYADRAVAIIVALGAATAPLAWTYGEVAMPYAILGLLSIALALMLQGARARPWPAALVASAGLGLAAGFRQDVLLLLGPLWLWMLAARPWRERALCIVAVGGAALAWFLPSAALSGGLTAYLASLGGQATRVSELSPAAGGDALVRNTLLTVYALFWGLLGFALLLVAGIVVRLRPRIRRSEDAAFFALWVVPAALVYVTIHLGDPGYLMSVLPGLYVACAALLAPVAAKAQRAALAFAALLVALNVGVFVVSGAPFSAAAIARHDRSLDQRIAFVRGTFPPAATVIIAQSEYLTARYYLPEYRVLFYGTDPEVLSSTAKEIRIASPTTVVVFGALAGPLPEGVRLDNDGDVLRWGDVGTGITLVAYDLEPR; encoded by the coding sequence GTGAGCGACCGCGCGATCGCGATAGTGCTGGCTGCGCTGGTGCTGGTCATTCGCATACCCTTCGCCGCGCAGACGCTCTGGGCCTGGGACTCGGTGCTTTACGCGCGCGCGCTCGAGCAGGGCTTCCATGTCGGTGCGGACCTCGCGGATCAGCGGCCGCATCCACCCGGGTACCTGTTCTACGTCGGGAGCGCGGCGGCGGCGAGGTTCCTCACCCGCGACAGCAATGCGGCGCTCGTCGTGATCAGCGTGCTCGCGTCCGCGCTGACGGCTGCCGCGGTCTATCTGCTGTGTCGCAGATACGCAGACCGCGCGGTCGCCATCATCGTCGCGCTCGGCGCGGCGACAGCGCCGCTGGCGTGGACCTACGGCGAGGTCGCCATGCCGTACGCGATCCTCGGTCTGCTGAGCATCGCGCTCGCTCTGATGCTCCAGGGCGCGCGCGCGCGACCGTGGCCGGCCGCGCTCGTCGCCTCAGCGGGTCTCGGCCTCGCCGCGGGATTCCGGCAGGACGTACTGCTGCTGCTCGGTCCGCTGTGGCTCTGGATGCTCGCGGCGCGGCCCTGGCGCGAGCGCGCTCTGTGCATCGTCGCGGTAGGCGGCGCGGCACTGGCGTGGTTCCTCCCGAGCGCGGCGCTGTCGGGTGGACTGACCGCGTATCTCGCGAGCCTGGGTGGACAGGCCACACGTGTGAGCGAGCTCTCGCCAGCCGCGGGCGGCGACGCGCTCGTGCGCAACACGCTGCTCACGGTGTACGCGCTGTTCTGGGGTCTCCTTGGCTTCGCGTTGCTGCTGGTCGCCGGGATCGTCGTTCGGCTTCGGCCGCGGATACGGCGCTCGGAGGACGCGGCCTTCTTCGCGCTATGGGTCGTGCCGGCCGCGCTCGTGTACGTCACGATCCACCTCGGCGATCCGGGCTACCTCATGTCGGTGCTGCCCGGTCTGTACGTCGCGTGCGCTGCGCTTCTCGCCCCGGTCGCAGCGAAGGCGCAGCGCGCGGCCCTCGCCTTCGCCGCCCTACTCGTCGCGCTCAACGTCGGAGTGTTCGTGGTCTCAGGCGCGCCGTTCTCCGCAGCGGCGATCGCGCGCCACGACCGCTCGCTCGATCAGCGCATCGCGTTCGTGCGCGGCACGTTCCCGCCGGCCGCGACGGTGATCATCGCGCAGTCGGAGTACCTGACCGCCCGCTATTACCTACCCGAGTACCGCGTGCTGTTCTACGGCACCGATCCGGAAGTGCTGTCGAGCACCGCGAAGGAGATCCGGATCGCGTCGCCGACGACGGTCGTCGTGTTCGGCGCGCTCGCAGGGCCGCTGCCTGAGGGCGTCAGGCTCGACAACGACGGCGATGTCCTCCGTTGGGGCGATGTCGGGACCGGGATCACGCTCGTCGCGTACGACCTCGAGCCCCGCTGA
- a CDS encoding glycosyltransferase family 87 protein, with protein sequence MKADAAHPPRLVWAVGVAVMVLAGLAGLGIFIEKQPYGFDLWAYVLAARHILSGEPLYPPQPQVPAGPLGEYHYAPIVAVPFVLLTPLPFALANAVWIGLNTGLAAAIGVHLIRPLPRDARPWAAAAFVFFLPTILEISLGNLNVLTLALCLLAWSQRARPSVAGTLLAVAIGTKLLPLTLILFYLAAGRGRIVAWTLAVGAAGLLATALVFARDFPAYVAMLIAFKDSHWAAEFIARATPADLAALLNSPLGAPLLAVVSVATATVGGLAARRDRQDETHFHHLALAFAPYLAPFGLLWLPYLIFALPLLASTLHRALFQPRRQTRALLITALGFSWSLMQLVGRQDDITQIAAHFLGLLLLLAVALAVLVFARRKTVSETVAARVPA encoded by the coding sequence GTGAAGGCCGACGCCGCCCACCCCCCGCGTCTGGTGTGGGCGGTCGGCGTCGCCGTGATGGTGCTGGCCGGGCTCGCTGGGCTCGGCATCTTCATCGAGAAACAACCGTACGGATTCGACCTCTGGGCCTATGTCCTCGCGGCGCGGCACATTCTCAGCGGCGAGCCGCTGTACCCACCTCAGCCGCAGGTGCCGGCCGGGCCGCTGGGCGAGTACCACTACGCACCCATCGTCGCGGTCCCGTTCGTGCTCCTCACGCCGCTCCCGTTCGCGCTGGCCAATGCGGTGTGGATCGGCCTGAACACCGGACTCGCGGCTGCGATCGGCGTTCACCTGATCCGTCCGCTGCCGCGCGATGCACGGCCATGGGCGGCAGCCGCCTTCGTCTTCTTCCTGCCGACGATCCTCGAGATCTCGCTGGGCAATCTGAATGTGCTTACGCTCGCGCTCTGCCTTCTCGCGTGGTCGCAGCGCGCGCGGCCGTCGGTCGCGGGGACGCTTCTCGCAGTCGCGATCGGAACGAAGCTGCTGCCGCTCACGCTCATCCTCTTCTACCTCGCTGCCGGACGCGGCCGCATCGTCGCCTGGACGCTCGCCGTTGGTGCCGCCGGGCTGTTGGCGACGGCTCTTGTCTTCGCGCGCGACTTTCCGGCCTACGTCGCGATGCTGATCGCGTTCAAGGACAGCCACTGGGCGGCCGAGTTCATCGCGAGAGCGACGCCCGCGGACCTCGCCGCGCTCCTTAACTCGCCACTGGGCGCCCCCCTCTTGGCGGTGGTGTCCGTGGCTACCGCGACGGTCGGCGGGCTCGCGGCGCGCAGGGATCGCCAGGACGAGACTCATTTCCATCATCTCGCCCTCGCGTTCGCGCCGTACCTCGCGCCCTTCGGTCTGCTTTGGCTTCCCTACCTCATCTTCGCGCTCCCGCTTCTGGCGAGCACCCTTCACCGCGCATTGTTCCAGCCACGCCGGCAGACCCGCGCGTTGCTCATCACGGCGCTCGGGTTCAGCTGGTCGCTCATGCAGTTGGTCGGCCGGCAGGACGACATCACGCAGATCGCGGCGCACTTTCTCGGACTCTTGCTGCTTTTGGCCGTCGCACTCGCGGTGCTCGTGTTCGCGAGACGGAAGACCGTCTCCGAGACAGTCGCCGCGCGCGTACCGGCGTGA
- a CDS encoding GAF domain-containing protein produces MRRFFPRDVLLIARLLAVAGALAWILIGGQATLAYAFIALGFLLGTSVLVWRVDVRRGGVPAPLSETPGVVVVGDLGAAALWMIASAPNERSVAFVVVVAIGALAMYRLGKHGVTATAAAYLIGRIGQEIVRVSLGIPTPIPQIFGETMVVILVLIILSATVAHYRDEQRSGARALRLARSLERVATDIGQETTPEGLFRSITRNALLLVDAHHATINRRRGDEFTIVAGAGTGERAVGVRASARAGIVGAVLRSRRAVVFADYAADATAVPAIKEIGVRSIVGVPIVVQGEIAATLTVGRLQVRPFDENDVSALEGLASHASIALRNARIIEQARRVETVSRELAAETGATSDVIRRIAQEMHEAYDTEFVLVTELRGEMAVDLAGIGLAAPLTAPQEVGPLVRRVVKRREVVSVRDYTIEMHGETAGQSEFLREAGIHAAMAAPVMMGSEVVGSVGIATTDPDRTFDAIDRQGLFAFAQLAAAAMRSARVREEREQRIRRLSALNDLAWKLASVHEPFGIARLAYEAAGALVVRDSFYVARYDADKKEFEFVLQADGVDLWSGERYPLGTGPTSQVVLTGETYLVRDADDPVQRRGDTFGDTTRPSASAVHVPLKSRGRLVGVLSSQSYRPGSFDDEDIAVLQSLANLVATAFENAEHLAQMRELYLASVKALAAAVDARDPYTRSHSARVAALARTIADEMRMTGDQLRRVQLGALLHDIGKIGVPDAILNKPGPLTADEWVLMRTHPAVGGSILAAVEPLRDLVPIVTAHHERFDGAGYPEKLAGDSVPIEAYVVAAADAFEVIVSRRAYKQAQSVEFACAELVRCRGTQFHPDVVDAFLRVIDRDRQHGAAYLRRVGAIEEADMENVPGPGGVLEQFAASAHAHGRQLAILQRLASEISAVLDIDTLAQRLLRIVCESMGYENGFLLTLDEKHASLVVRAAVGPSEPYVGQLLTRGVGISWWVIDHGQLQNVTEAQSDPRFYGPPNIQSVLCVPLQLGDERVGVLGIESPRSQAFGREDEELLTAVSHQVAAALRVARLHQAAKTAAATDPLTGLPNRRTFFARLGAELGGDPLESVTVAVLDVNGLKQLNDEFGHGAGDEALVRISEMLSAGVRDRDTVARIGGDEFAILFPGAPLLAAERVMRRVANNIAEGTLADGRRLPTIAWGVADALDRPITVDTLVDAADRAMYRHKQMTRGSRASLA; encoded by the coding sequence ATGCGCCGCTTCTTCCCCCGTGACGTCCTTCTGATCGCGCGATTGCTGGCGGTCGCGGGCGCGCTGGCCTGGATCCTGATCGGCGGGCAAGCCACGCTCGCGTACGCGTTCATCGCGCTCGGCTTCCTGCTCGGGACCTCCGTCCTCGTCTGGCGCGTGGACGTCCGCCGCGGCGGCGTGCCTGCGCCGCTCTCCGAGACTCCCGGCGTCGTCGTGGTCGGCGATCTCGGCGCTGCCGCGCTGTGGATGATCGCGAGCGCGCCGAACGAGCGCAGCGTCGCGTTCGTTGTGGTCGTCGCGATCGGCGCTCTCGCGATGTACCGGCTCGGGAAGCATGGCGTGACCGCGACCGCAGCGGCCTACCTCATCGGTCGGATCGGTCAGGAGATCGTCCGCGTCAGCCTCGGGATACCGACACCGATCCCGCAGATCTTCGGCGAGACCATGGTCGTGATCCTTGTACTCATCATCCTCAGCGCGACCGTCGCCCACTACCGGGACGAGCAGCGCTCGGGTGCTCGCGCCCTGCGGCTCGCGCGCAGCCTGGAGCGCGTCGCGACGGACATCGGTCAGGAGACGACGCCGGAAGGACTGTTCCGTTCGATCACGCGCAACGCGCTGCTGCTGGTCGATGCGCACCACGCCACGATCAACCGACGCCGGGGTGACGAGTTCACGATCGTGGCCGGCGCGGGGACCGGGGAGCGTGCCGTCGGTGTTCGGGCGTCGGCACGCGCCGGCATCGTCGGCGCCGTCCTCCGCTCGCGGCGTGCGGTCGTGTTCGCCGACTACGCGGCCGATGCGACGGCGGTGCCCGCGATCAAGGAGATCGGCGTGCGGTCGATCGTCGGCGTGCCGATCGTCGTGCAGGGTGAGATCGCCGCGACGCTCACCGTCGGCCGGCTTCAGGTGCGACCGTTCGACGAGAACGACGTGTCTGCGCTCGAGGGCCTCGCATCGCACGCGTCGATCGCGCTACGCAACGCGCGCATCATCGAGCAGGCGCGCCGGGTCGAGACCGTGTCGCGCGAGCTGGCCGCGGAGACCGGTGCAACGTCAGATGTGATCCGCCGCATCGCGCAGGAGATGCACGAGGCGTACGACACCGAGTTCGTGCTGGTCACCGAGCTACGCGGCGAGATGGCGGTCGATCTCGCGGGCATCGGCCTCGCCGCTCCGCTCACCGCGCCGCAGGAGGTCGGGCCGCTCGTGCGGCGCGTGGTCAAGCGTCGCGAGGTCGTCAGCGTCCGCGACTACACGATCGAGATGCACGGCGAGACTGCCGGCCAGTCGGAGTTCCTCCGCGAGGCCGGCATCCATGCCGCGATGGCCGCGCCGGTGATGATGGGCAGCGAGGTGGTCGGGAGCGTCGGCATCGCCACGACCGACCCGGATCGCACGTTCGACGCGATCGACCGGCAGGGGCTCTTCGCGTTCGCGCAGCTCGCCGCCGCGGCCATGCGCTCGGCCCGGGTCCGGGAGGAGCGCGAGCAGCGGATCCGCCGGCTCTCGGCGCTCAACGACCTCGCGTGGAAGCTCGCGAGCGTTCACGAGCCGTTCGGCATCGCGCGCCTTGCGTACGAGGCCGCGGGAGCGCTCGTCGTGCGCGACTCCTTCTATGTCGCGCGCTACGACGCAGATAAGAAGGAGTTCGAGTTCGTCCTCCAGGCGGATGGCGTGGACCTCTGGAGCGGCGAGCGCTACCCACTGGGCACCGGACCGACGAGTCAGGTCGTCCTCACCGGGGAGACCTACCTGGTGCGGGACGCCGACGACCCCGTGCAGCGGCGAGGCGACACCTTCGGCGACACGACGCGACCGTCCGCCTCCGCGGTGCACGTCCCGCTGAAGAGCCGCGGACGGCTGGTCGGTGTGCTGTCGAGCCAGTCGTACCGGCCCGGCTCGTTCGACGACGAGGACATCGCAGTGCTCCAGTCGCTCGCCAACCTCGTAGCGACGGCGTTCGAGAACGCGGAGCACCTCGCGCAGATGCGCGAGCTCTACCTCGCATCGGTGAAGGCGCTCGCGGCCGCTGTCGATGCGCGCGATCCGTACACGCGGAGCCACTCCGCCCGCGTCGCAGCGCTGGCGCGGACGATCGCCGACGAGATGCGGATGACCGGGGATCAGCTGCGACGCGTGCAGCTCGGCGCGCTGCTGCACGACATCGGCAAGATCGGCGTGCCTGACGCGATCCTGAACAAGCCGGGTCCGCTCACCGCCGACGAATGGGTGCTGATGCGGACGCATCCCGCGGTCGGTGGCTCGATCCTCGCGGCGGTCGAGCCGCTCCGCGACCTTGTGCCGATCGTCACCGCGCACCACGAGCGCTTCGACGGTGCCGGTTATCCCGAGAAGCTGGCCGGGGACTCCGTCCCGATCGAGGCCTATGTCGTCGCGGCCGCGGATGCGTTCGAGGTCATCGTGAGCCGGCGCGCGTACAAGCAGGCGCAGAGCGTCGAGTTCGCGTGCGCCGAGCTCGTGCGCTGCCGCGGGACCCAGTTCCACCCCGACGTCGTCGACGCATTCCTTCGCGTCATCGATCGCGATCGCCAACACGGCGCGGCGTACCTGCGTCGCGTCGGCGCGATCGAAGAGGCCGATATGGAGAACGTCCCCGGGCCGGGCGGCGTACTCGAGCAGTTCGCCGCGTCGGCCCACGCGCACGGGCGGCAGCTCGCCATCCTGCAGCGCCTCGCGTCCGAGATCAGCGCGGTGCTGGACATCGACACGCTCGCCCAGCGGCTGCTGCGCATCGTCTGCGAATCGATGGGCTACGAGAACGGATTCCTCCTGACGCTCGACGAAAAGCACGCGAGCCTCGTCGTGCGCGCCGCGGTCGGGCCATCGGAGCCGTACGTCGGTCAGCTCCTCACGCGCGGGGTCGGGATCAGCTGGTGGGTCATCGACCACGGCCAGCTGCAGAACGTCACCGAGGCCCAGTCCGATCCGCGCTTCTACGGTCCACCGAACATCCAGTCCGTCCTGTGCGTGCCGCTGCAGCTCGGTGACGAGCGCGTCGGCGTGCTTGGCATCGAGAGCCCGCGCAGCCAGGCGTTCGGACGCGAGGACGAGGAGCTGCTCACGGCCGTTTCCCATCAGGTCGCGGCCGCCCTGCGCGTCGCGCGGCTGCATCAGGCCGCCAAGACGGCCGCGGCCACCGATCCGCTCACCGGGCTCCCGAATCGCCGCACGTTCTTCGCGCGCCTCGGGGCGGAGCTGGGGGGCGATCCGCTCGAGTCGGTCACGGTCGCGGTGCTCGACGTGAACGGGCTCAAGCAGCTCAATGACGAGTTCGGACACGGCGCAGGTGATGAGGCGCTCGTCCGGATCAGCGAGATGCTCTCCGCGGGGGTGCGCGACCGCGACACCGTCGCCCGCATCGGCGGCGACGAGTTCGCGATCCTGTTCCCCGGTGCGCCGCTGCTGGCTGCCGAACGCGTCATGCGCCGCGTTGCGAACAACATCGCCGAGGGCACGCTCGCCGACGGCCGGCGCCTTCCGACCATCGCCTGGGGCGTCGCCGATGCGTTGGACCGCCCGATCACCGTCGACACGCTCGTGGATGCGGCCGACCGGGCGATGTACCGGCACAAGCAGATGACACGAGGCTCGCGCGCGTCGCTCGCCTGA
- a CDS encoding valine--tRNA ligase, producing MTKEKLEPPQSVVSFAEKHYRPSAVEQDLYAWWERSGFFTPDESNPGKPFVLMLPLPNVTGDLHLGHALGFGGYEDLMARWHRMLGEPTLYMPGTDHAGIIAQKVVEDELAKNEIGRNDLGREKFLTEMWKWMDHYRPRIEKQLRLLGCSLDWSRRNFTMEPSKQRAVRTHFIRLYKRGHLYRADRIVHWCLRCQTTYSDLEVEHIERTDSLYYVRYPWADAKAGDPPLIIATTRPETIVADVAVAVHPDDERWKRFIGREVLVPMIERRVKVIADEAVDPKFGTGALKITPGHDATDFEVGQRHSLPVISVIDTRGYMTPAAGPLAGPDRDTGRRMAVEMLRDHGLLVKEEPLTHAVAVHDRCKTVDEPLVMKQWWVKMPPLAAPAIAAVREGRVTIHPRYQEKIYFNWMENIRDWPVSRQIWWGHSIPVWYCGSCDEIVVPEEDGPDPTRCTRCRSDDVTQDPDVLDTWFSSALWPFTTLGWPDKTPDLKRYYPGSVLETGYDIIFFWVARMIMMGIEDIGDIPFHTVYLHGLVLVDGAKMSKSTGNVISPIGFIEQFGADALRFALVNGVAAGADQTLSEAKLQNAREFANKLWNISRFALHHIDEHAEALREWRSDRTPAPRAGAGSADPSLGHADRWILSRTEATVAELTRLLEHYLFGEYASALQQFVWGEFADVYLELAKAGLRDETRALGTVRTLGYVLDRILRLAHPIVPFVSDTIALQLWQRLPNTDRSPSLVIAKWPSPGTRSVALEERMEIALDLVRAIRNLRQEAGTKPGERVKTTLGGDTTAIHDLADLISHLAQTEISFGTGSGHAAVVRAIEVRVAVERDPAEHRARLEKELTEAKETLRRSRDLLARPGFAEKAPASVVANEKAKLAEREERVRLLEEELRRAA from the coding sequence ATGACGAAAGAAAAGCTGGAACCACCGCAGTCGGTCGTGTCGTTCGCTGAGAAGCACTACCGTCCGTCGGCCGTCGAGCAGGACCTCTACGCGTGGTGGGAGCGCTCGGGTTTCTTCACGCCCGACGAGAGCAACCCGGGCAAGCCGTTCGTGCTGATGCTGCCGCTGCCGAACGTCACAGGCGATCTCCACCTGGGTCATGCGCTCGGCTTCGGCGGCTACGAGGACCTGATGGCGCGCTGGCACCGCATGCTCGGCGAGCCGACGCTCTACATGCCGGGCACCGACCACGCCGGGATCATCGCGCAGAAGGTGGTCGAGGACGAGCTCGCGAAGAACGAGATCGGCCGGAACGACCTGGGGCGCGAGAAGTTCCTGACCGAGATGTGGAAATGGATGGACCACTACCGGCCGCGCATCGAGAAGCAGCTGCGGCTCCTCGGGTGCTCGCTGGACTGGTCGCGTCGCAACTTCACGATGGAGCCATCGAAGCAGCGCGCCGTGCGCACGCATTTCATCCGGCTCTACAAGCGCGGTCATCTCTATCGCGCCGATCGCATCGTGCACTGGTGCCTTCGCTGCCAGACGACGTACTCCGACCTCGAGGTCGAGCACATCGAACGCACCGACTCGCTGTACTACGTGCGCTATCCGTGGGCGGACGCGAAGGCGGGCGATCCGCCGCTCATCATCGCGACGACACGCCCCGAGACGATCGTCGCGGACGTCGCGGTGGCGGTCCATCCCGACGACGAGCGCTGGAAACGATTCATCGGACGCGAGGTGCTGGTGCCGATGATCGAGCGGCGGGTGAAGGTGATCGCCGACGAGGCCGTGGATCCGAAGTTCGGGACCGGCGCGCTGAAGATCACACCCGGGCACGACGCCACCGACTTCGAGGTCGGGCAGCGCCACAGCCTGCCGGTCATCAGCGTCATCGACACGCGCGGCTACATGACACCGGCGGCCGGGCCCCTCGCCGGACCCGATCGCGATACCGGTCGCCGGATGGCGGTCGAGATGCTGAGAGACCACGGTCTCCTGGTGAAAGAGGAGCCGCTGACGCACGCGGTCGCCGTGCACGACCGCTGCAAGACGGTCGACGAGCCGCTGGTCATGAAGCAGTGGTGGGTGAAGATGCCGCCGCTCGCGGCGCCCGCGATCGCGGCGGTGCGCGAGGGCCGAGTCACGATCCATCCGCGCTACCAGGAGAAGATCTACTTCAACTGGATGGAGAACATCCGCGACTGGCCCGTGTCACGCCAGATCTGGTGGGGCCACTCCATCCCGGTGTGGTACTGCGGCAGCTGCGACGAGATCGTCGTGCCGGAGGAGGACGGTCCCGATCCGACGCGCTGCACGCGCTGTCGCAGCGACGACGTCACGCAGGACCCCGACGTGCTCGACACCTGGTTCTCGAGCGCGCTCTGGCCGTTCACGACGCTCGGCTGGCCCGACAAGACGCCCGATCTCAAGCGGTACTACCCCGGCAGCGTGCTCGAGACGGGCTACGACATCATCTTCTTCTGGGTGGCCCGCATGATCATGATGGGCATCGAGGACATTGGGGACATCCCGTTCCACACGGTGTACCTCCATGGTCTCGTTCTCGTCGATGGCGCGAAGATGAGCAAGTCGACGGGCAACGTGATCAGCCCGATCGGATTCATCGAGCAGTTCGGCGCCGACGCGCTTCGCTTCGCTCTTGTGAACGGCGTGGCCGCGGGGGCGGACCAGACGCTGTCCGAGGCCAAGCTTCAGAACGCGAGAGAGTTCGCGAACAAGCTCTGGAACATCAGCCGCTTCGCGCTGCACCACATCGACGAGCATGCCGAGGCGCTGCGCGAGTGGCGCTCGGATCGCACGCCGGCGCCGAGAGCGGGTGCGGGGTCGGCCGATCCGTCGCTCGGCCACGCCGACCGCTGGATCCTGTCGCGCACCGAGGCGACCGTCGCCGAGCTCACGCGACTCCTCGAGCACTACCTGTTCGGTGAGTACGCCTCCGCGCTGCAGCAGTTCGTGTGGGGGGAGTTCGCCGACGTCTACCTCGAGCTCGCGAAGGCCGGCCTGCGTGACGAGACGCGTGCGCTTGGCACGGTGCGAACGCTCGGATACGTGCTCGACCGGATCCTGCGTCTCGCGCACCCGATCGTCCCGTTCGTCAGCGACACCATCGCGCTCCAGCTGTGGCAGCGGCTGCCGAACACGGACCGCTCGCCGTCCCTTGTGATCGCGAAGTGGCCCAGCCCTGGGACCCGGTCCGTCGCGCTCGAAGAGCGGATGGAGATCGCGCTCGACCTGGTGCGCGCCATCCGGAATCTCCGCCAGGAGGCCGGAACGAAGCCGGGCGAGCGCGTGAAGACGACGCTCGGCGGCGACACGACCGCGATCCACGATCTTGCCGACCTGATCTCGCACCTTGCGCAGACCGAGATCTCGTTCGGAACCGGCAGCGGGCACGCCGCCGTCGTGCGTGCCATCGAGGTGCGCGTCGCGGTCGAGCGCGATCCGGCCGAACATCGCGCGCGGCTCGAGAAGGAGCTCACCGAGGCGAAGGAGACCCTGCGCCGCTCGCGCGATCTGCTGGCGCGTCCCGGCTTCGCGGAGAAGGCGCCGGCGAGCGTCGTCGCGAACGAGAAGGCCAAGCTCGCGGAACGCGAAGAGCGCGTCCGGTTGCTCGAAGAGGAGCTCCGCCGGGCCGCGTGA
- a CDS encoding hydrolase — MSTSAYICVTCGVQQASSASTPERCPICEDERQYVRQGGQAWTTLPELAAQGHRVELREIEPGLTGVGAQPAVGIGQRALLVRTPGGNFLWDCFGFIDDASVAAIKAMGGIAGIAMSHPHFYGVMVEWSQAFGRCPIWISADDRTWVQREDPAIVEWRGTREVLPGVTLIQTGGHFEGSAVLHWAAGARGRGALLVGDTITVVPDVRAVSFMRSYPNLIPLPAEEIRRIVAAVRPYPFEIVYGGWWDRVTRTDGKGAVERSARRYLKWIGAEDDL, encoded by the coding sequence GTGAGCACGAGCGCCTACATCTGCGTCACCTGCGGGGTGCAGCAGGCGTCGAGCGCGTCGACGCCCGAGCGCTGCCCGATCTGCGAGGACGAGCGCCAGTACGTGCGCCAGGGCGGGCAGGCGTGGACGACGCTCCCCGAGCTCGCCGCGCAGGGTCACCGCGTCGAGCTACGCGAGATCGAGCCCGGCCTGACGGGGGTCGGGGCGCAGCCCGCGGTCGGCATCGGCCAGCGCGCACTCCTCGTTCGCACTCCCGGTGGCAACTTCCTCTGGGACTGTTTCGGCTTCATCGATGACGCGAGCGTGGCGGCGATCAAGGCGATGGGCGGCATCGCCGGCATCGCCATGTCGCATCCGCATTTCTACGGCGTGATGGTCGAATGGAGCCAGGCGTTCGGCCGATGTCCGATCTGGATCTCCGCCGACGACCGGACGTGGGTACAGCGCGAGGATCCAGCCATCGTCGAGTGGCGCGGCACCCGCGAAGTCCTGCCCGGCGTCACGCTGATCCAGACCGGCGGTCATTTCGAGGGAAGCGCGGTCCTGCATTGGGCTGCTGGAGCGCGAGGTCGCGGCGCGCTGCTCGTCGGCGACACGATCACCGTCGTCCCCGATGTGCGGGCCGTGAGCTTCATGCGCTCGTATCCCAACCTCATCCCGCTTCCGGCGGAGGAGATCCGCCGCATCGTCGCGGCCGTCAGGCCGTATCCCTTCGAGATCGTGTACGGAGGTTGGTGGGACCGCGTCACGCGCACTGACGGAAAGGGCGCGGTCGAACGATCGGCGCGCCGCTATCTCAAGTGGATCGGTGCGGAGGACGACCTGTAG